In Brachypodium distachyon strain Bd21 chromosome 2, Brachypodium_distachyon_v3.0, whole genome shotgun sequence, one genomic interval encodes:
- the LOC104583102 gene encoding uncharacterized protein LOC104583102, translating into MSTRRRRRAEEPSSSAAVVETAKGGKETWFWEAGGRLVETRPVTAEPMSGRKAEEAEDEEWIISNDDALPLIPSSRPLPLRCPNFPQGGSREEISEWNKACHRVYKLTANDPVTHPPLLREIKDDFDTSSSTSDFYYPSVSRHREMIVGLERSIVSISSTKNDGLPKWKFNGIIIGPSESDERARILTSSATVCNYKGKLDRKVIKDGELLFFDDHYGLAILEISVDMPFRCPAFVSSPDYGDDVFVLTRKEDSSLMTTAGKVLWHNEPFLGRNHYLYLSCEERISGGLVMDRDGYIAGMTFDCPNPKTGVLPGFIIKKLIEMASNFRCMARPKHGLSLRAVQFLDMSRREEILYKHKIYSGYLVDEVEINSTAEFIGIRHGDVIVSVNGICSLNLLELEEYFVSLGWKFLEKKIELSKIVLKLKVYDPLNCQENILCLPLGFACLPADPVTHPPLLRETKDDFDTSSSSTGDVLYSASSRHREMVVGLARSIVSISSTENDGLPEWNFNGIWSI; encoded by the exons ATGAGCACGAGGAGAAGGAGACGTGCCGAGGAGCCCTCCTCTTCGGCTGCGGTGGTAGAGACGGCCAAGGGGGGAAAGGAAACATGGTTTTGGGAGGCGGGCGGGAGATTGGTGGAGACCCGGCCCGTGACTGCCGAGCCGATGAGCGGGAGGAAGGCGGAAGaggcggaggacgaggagtgGATCATCTCAAATGATGATGCCCTCCCCCTCATCCCGAGCAGCCGTCCTCTCCCTCTTAGATGCCCCAATTTCCCCCAGGGTGGAAGCAGGGAAGAGATCTCAGAGTGGAACAAGGCCTGCCATAGGGTGTACAAGCTGACTGCCAATG ATCCTGTAACCCATCCTCCTCTCCTGAGGGAGATAAAGGATGACTTTGACACTTCTAGTTCCACTAGTGACTTCTACTACCCATCAGTATCAAGACACAGGGAGATGATTGTTGGCTTAGAAAGATCGATTGTCAGCATTTCCTCCACTAAGAATG ATGGGTTGCCAAAATGGAAGTTTAATGGAATCATCATTGGTCCATCTGAGTCCGACGAGCGTGCTAGGATACTGACCAGTTCTGCAACTGTCTGCAATTATAAAGGAAAACTCGATCGCAAG GTCATTAAGGACGGAGAGCTTTTGTTCTTTGATGACCACTATGGCCTTGCTATCCTGGAGATCTCAGTTGATATGCCATTTCGGTGCCCTGCCTTCGTGTCAAGTCCAGATTACGGAGACGATGTCTTTGTATTGACAAGAAAGGAAGACTCATCATTGATGACTACGGCAGGGAAGGTCTTATGGCACAATGAACCCTTTTTGGGTCGCAACCATTATTTGTATCTTAGCTGTGAGGAG CGTATCTCAGGTGGATTGGTAATGGATCGAGATGGATACATTGCTGGAATGACTTTTGATTGCCCCAACCCAAAAACCGGCGTGCTTCCGGGCTTCATTATCAAGAAATTGATTGAAATGGCAAGCAACTTTAG GTGTATGGCTCGTCCAAAACATGGTTTGTCTTTAAGAGCAGTGCAGTTTTTGGATATGTCAAGGAGGGAAGAAATCTTATATAAACACAAAATTTATAGTGGTTACCTCGTCGATGAG GTAGAAATCAACTCCACTGCAGAATTCATTGGGATCAGGCATGGCGATGTGATCGTTTCAGTTAATGGGATTTGCTCTCTGAATTTGCTAGAG TTGGAAGagtattttgtttctcttggcTGGAAGTTTTTGGAGAAGAAAATTGAATTATCCAAGATTGTTCTGAAG TTGAAGGTTTATGACCCCCTTAACTGCCAAGAGAACATTCTATGCCTGCCTCTGGGATTTGCTTGCCTTCCCGCAG ATCCTGTAACCCATCCTCCTCTCCTGAGGGAGACAAAGGACGACTTTGACACTTCATCTAGTTCTACGGGTGATGTGTTGTACTCGGCATCCTCAAGACACAGGGAGATGGTTGTTGGCTTAGCAAGATCGATTGTCAGCATTTCCTCCACTGAGAATG ATGGGTTGCCAGAATGGAATTTTAATGGAATCTGGTCCATCTGA